One genomic region from Natrarchaeobius halalkaliphilus encodes:
- the guaA gene encoding glutamine-hydrolyzing GMP synthase, translating to MVDTETFTPDAVEEIETEIGDENAVIALSGGVDSSVAAALAYEAIGDRLTPVYVDTGLMRKGETEQIRETFSYMESLRVVDAKDRFLEALSGVSDPEEKRAIIGEQFIREFEREANDADADYLVQGTIYPDRIESEGGIKSHHNVGGLPEVVDFDGIVEPVRDLYKDEVREVARHLGLDELVAERMPFPGPGLAVRVIGPVTEEKLEVARDACHVVEDELEEYEPWQALAAVIGKATGVKGDNRVHGWVVSVRSVESRDGMTARAQEIDWETLQRIQSRITGTNENVARVVYDVTHKPPATIEYE from the coding sequence ATGGTAGACACTGAGACGTTCACCCCGGACGCAGTCGAAGAGATCGAAACCGAAATCGGAGACGAGAACGCCGTCATCGCCCTCTCGGGCGGCGTCGATTCCTCGGTCGCCGCCGCGCTCGCCTACGAGGCGATCGGCGATCGGCTCACGCCGGTGTACGTCGATACCGGCCTGATGCGAAAAGGCGAGACGGAACAGATTCGCGAGACGTTTTCCTACATGGAGTCACTTCGTGTCGTCGACGCCAAAGACCGGTTTCTCGAGGCCCTTTCCGGCGTCAGCGACCCCGAAGAAAAGCGCGCGATCATCGGAGAGCAGTTCATCCGCGAGTTCGAACGCGAGGCAAACGACGCCGACGCGGACTACCTCGTCCAGGGGACGATCTACCCCGACCGGATCGAGAGCGAGGGCGGGATCAAGTCCCACCACAACGTCGGCGGACTTCCGGAGGTCGTCGACTTCGACGGCATCGTCGAACCCGTCCGCGACCTCTACAAGGACGAGGTCCGCGAGGTCGCTCGCCACCTCGGACTGGACGAACTCGTTGCCGAACGAATGCCGTTTCCCGGTCCCGGCCTCGCCGTACGCGTGATCGGCCCCGTCACCGAGGAGAAACTCGAGGTCGCACGAGACGCCTGTCACGTCGTCGAAGACGAACTCGAAGAGTACGAGCCATGGCAGGCACTCGCCGCGGTCATCGGCAAGGCGACCGGCGTCAAGGGCGATAACCGCGTTCACGGCTGGGTCGTCTCGGTTCGATCCGTCGAATCGCGAGACGGGATGACCGCCCGCGCACAGGAGATCGACTGGGAAACCCTTCAACGCATTCAGTCACGTATCACCGGGACGAACGAGAACGTCGCTCGCGTCGTCTACGACGTCACGCACAAGCCTCCCGCGACGATCGAGTACGAATGA
- a CDS encoding DUF7126 family protein → MSRKVIVAGPDDDDIAPALENEGADVHRLDGVLTRPRLEEVGIVGAELYVLTDIDQATSIPIVCDLSDQIRTVVYSRKTIPEFVRGQLDLSVDPRLVDPAVVADELVD, encoded by the coding sequence ATGAGCCGGAAAGTAATCGTCGCGGGTCCCGACGACGACGACATCGCACCGGCCCTCGAGAACGAGGGTGCGGACGTGCATCGACTCGACGGCGTCCTGACGCGACCTCGACTCGAAGAGGTCGGGATCGTCGGCGCCGAACTGTACGTCCTCACCGATATCGATCAGGCGACGTCGATACCGATCGTCTGCGATCTCAGCGATCAGATTCGGACCGTCGTCTACAGCCGAAAGACGATACCCGAGTTCGTCAGGGGACAGCTCGATCTCTCCGTCGATCCGCGGCTGGTCGATCCGGCCGTCGTGGCCGACGAGCTCGTCGATTGA